The Vicugna pacos unplaced genomic scaffold, VicPac4 scaffold_312, whole genome shotgun sequence genome includes a region encoding these proteins:
- the LOC140695538 gene encoding uncharacterized protein isoform X3 — protein sequence MGATSGSRALPRFSTSQPARLDPAAQVQVQELQASQEQQDQQEQQALQEWQDQQERQALQELQALQDRLDQQERQVLQERLDQQEWRALQECLDQQERQALQERRALQEWQALQEPWALQERLDQQERQALQERQALQDRLDQQERQVLQERLDQQEWRALQECLDQQERQALQERRALQEWQALQEPWALQERLDQQERRALQEQLDQQEWQALHMQLEQQDLHVQQEQLEGVRGLLLDPGGPVLVLWRLPLPLPALDL from the exons atgggcgccacctcgggcagcagggccctgccccggttctccacatcccagccagcccgcttggacccag cggcccaggtgcaggtgcaggaactgcaggcttctcaggagcagcaagatcagcaggagcagcaggctcttcaggagtggcaagatcagcaggagcggcaggctcttcaggagctgcaggctcttcaggatcggctagatcagcaggaacggcaggttcttcaggagcggctagatcagcaggaatggcgggctcttcaggagtgtctagatcagcaggaacggcaggcgcttcaggagcggcgggctcttcaggaatggcaggctcttcaggagccgtgggctcttcaggagcggctagatcagcaggagaggcaggctcttcaggagaggcaggctcttcaggatcggctagatcagcaggaacggcaggttcttcaggagcggctagatcagcaggaatggcgggctcttcaggagtgtctagatcagcaggaacggcaggcgcttcaggagcggcgggctcttcaggaatggcaggctcttcaggagccgtgggctcttcaggagcggctagatcagcaggaacggcgggctcttcaggagcagctagatcagcaggaatggcaggctcttcatatgcagttggagcagcaggatcttcatgttcagcaggagcagctggagggagttcgcggtctcctgctggaccctggtggtcctgttttggttctctggcgtcttcccctgcccctgcctgctctggacctgtaa